In a genomic window of Thunnus thynnus chromosome 16, fThuThy2.1, whole genome shotgun sequence:
- the rps6ka1 gene encoding ribosomal protein S6 kinase alpha-1 isoform X2 has protein sequence MLGVLLQSLVQFQAVLADFYFSGLLEEGKVDPDLESDDDDWHSFPQVQNGQSTAEDGVTPAVKEDGDIKEINITHVVKEGSEKADASQFELLKVLGQGSFGKVFLVRKVTPPDANQLYAMKVLKKATLKVRDRVRTKMERNILADVNHPFVVKLHYAFQTEGKLYLILDFLRGGDLFTRLSKEVMFTEEDVKFYLAELALGLDHLHSLGIIYRDLKPENILLDEEGHIKLTDFGLCKEAIDHEQKAYSFCGTVEYMAPEVVNRQGHTHSADWWSFGVLMFEMLTGALPFQGKDRKETMNLILKARLGMPQFLSTEAQSLLRALFKRNPSNRLGSGADGAEEIKRHGFFSTIDWNKLFRREVKPPFRPAVARPDDTFYFDSEFTSRTPKDSPGVPPSAGAHQLFRGFSFIASTLLEEEGSAEPVQPPPHPVVQQLHGKNLLFSDGYILKEDIGMGSFSVCKRCIHKATNTEYAVKMIDKTSTDPSEEIEILLRYGQHPNIITLKDVYDIGKQVYMVTELMRGGELLDRILKQKFFSEREASAVLHTITKTVEYLHSQGVVHRDLKPSNILYVDESGNPESIRICDFGFAKQLRANNGLLMTPCYTANFVAPEVLKRQGYDEGCDIWSLGVLLYTMLAGFTPFANGPEDTPNEILNRIGNGHFSLTGGNWDTVSESAKNLVSKMLHVDPHQRLTAKQVLKHPWIVQRDKLPNSQLPHQDPKLVKGAMAATYSALKNSQPTPELKPIESSFLAQRRVKKLPSTSL, from the exons GAAGATGGAGACATCAAAGAGATCAATATCACCCATGTGGTCAAAGAGGGCTCAGAGAAGGCTGACGCCTCTCAGTTTGAACTGCTCAAAGTCTTGGGACAGGGATCATTTGGCAAG GTGTTCCTGGTGCGAAAGGTAACCCCTCCTGATGCCAACCAGCTCTATGCCATGAAGGTCCTCAAGAAGGCCACACTCAAAG TGAGAGACCGTGTGAGGACCAAGATGGAGAGAAACATCCTGGCTGATGTCAACCACCCATTTGTTGTCAAACTGCACTATG CATTCCAGACTGAAGGGAAATTATACTTGATCCTGGACTTTCTCAGAGGAGGAGATCTGTTCACCAGGCTTTCTAAAGAG GTGATGTTCACAGAGGAGGATGTGAAGTTTTATCTCGCAGAGCTGGCATTAGGACTGGACCACCTCCACAGCTTGGGTATCATTTACAGAGACCTCAAACCTGAAAA CATTCTCCTGGATGAGGAGGGACACATTAAACTCACAG ATTTTGGCTTGTGTAAAGAAGCCATTGATCATGAGCAGAAAGCTTATTCCTTCTGTGGTACTGTGGAGTACATGGCCCCGGAGGTTGTGAACAGACAGGGACACACCCACAGTGCCGACTGGTGGTCATTTGGAGTACTGATG TTTGAGATGTTGACAGGAGCGCTGCCATTTCAAGGGAAGGACCGCAAAGAAACGATGAACTTGATTTTGAA GGCGCGTCTGGGAATGCCTCAGTTCCTGAGTACGGAGGCCCAGTCTCTGCTCAGGGCTTTGTTCAAGAGGAACCCTTCTAACAGACTGG GATCTGGTGCTGACGGTGCTGAAGAGATCAAACGGCATGGTTTCTTCTCCACCATAGACTGGAAT AAACTCTTCCGGAGAGAAGTAAAGCCTCCGTTCAGACCGGCGGTGGCGCGTCCGGACGACACGTTTTATTTTGACTCTGAGTTCACCTCCCGCACCCctaaag ACTCCCCTGGTGTGCCCCCGAGTGCCGGAGCTCACCAGCTCTTCAGAGGCTTCAGCTTCATTGCGTCAACTCTGTTGGAGGAGGAAGGCTCAGCAGAGCCAGTGCAGCCCCCGCCACACCCAGTGGTCCAG CAATTACACGGGAAGAACCTGCTGTTCAGTGATGGCTACATACTGAAAGAAGACATTGGCATGGGTtccttttctgtctgtaaaCGATGTATCCACAAAGCCACAAACACAGAATACGCTGTTAAG ATGATTGACAAGACCAGTACAGACCCCTCTGAGGAGATTGAGATTCTGCTTAGATATGGACAGCATCCCAACATTATAACATTGAAGGAT GTGTATGACATCGGTAAGCAGGTGTACATGGTGACAGAGCTGATGCGTGGAGGAGAGCTGTTGGATCGGATCCTCAAACAGAAGTTCTTCTCGGAGAGAGAGGCCAGCGCTGTGCTTCACACCATCACCAAGACTGTAGAATACCTGCACTCACAGGGG GTGGTGCACAGAGACCTGAAGCCCAGCAACATTCTCTACGTGGACGAGTCAGGAAACCCAGAGTCAATCAGGATCTGTGACTTTGGCTTCGCTAAGCAGCTGCGCGCCAACAACGGTCTGCTGATGACCCCTTGCTACACTGCTAACTTTGTAGCTCCTGAG GTGTTGAAGCGTCAGGGCTATGATGAAGGATGTGACATCTGGAGTCTGGGAGTCTTACTGTACACCATGCTGGCTGG TTTTACTCCATTCGCCAACGGACCCGAGGACACCCCAAATGAGATCCTGAACAGGATAGGAAACGGTCACTTCAGCCTGACTGGAGGAAACTGGGACACTGTGTCTGAATCTGCCAAG AATCTTGTTTCCAAGATGCTTCATGTCGACCCCCATCAGAGACTGACTGCTAAGCAGGTCCTCAAACACCCCTGGATTGTCCAGAGAGACAAACTACCCAACAGTCAGCTCCCACACCAGGACCCTAAATTGGTCAAG GGTGCAATGGCAGCCACCTACTCCGCCCTGAAGAACTCCCAACCCACTCCAGAGCTCAAGCCCATTGAGAGCTCCTTCTTAGCTCAGAGGCGTGTCAAGAAGCTTCCCTCCACCTCCCTGTAG
- the rps6ka1 gene encoding ribosomal protein S6 kinase alpha-1 isoform X1 yields the protein MLGVLLQSLVQFQAVLADFYFSGLLEEGKVDPDLESDDDDWHSFPQVQNGQSTAEDGVTPAVKNDSHITWIEKDFAKVRLKEDGDIKEINITHVVKEGSEKADASQFELLKVLGQGSFGKVFLVRKVTPPDANQLYAMKVLKKATLKVRDRVRTKMERNILADVNHPFVVKLHYAFQTEGKLYLILDFLRGGDLFTRLSKEVMFTEEDVKFYLAELALGLDHLHSLGIIYRDLKPENILLDEEGHIKLTDFGLCKEAIDHEQKAYSFCGTVEYMAPEVVNRQGHTHSADWWSFGVLMFEMLTGALPFQGKDRKETMNLILKARLGMPQFLSTEAQSLLRALFKRNPSNRLGSGADGAEEIKRHGFFSTIDWNKLFRREVKPPFRPAVARPDDTFYFDSEFTSRTPKDSPGVPPSAGAHQLFRGFSFIASTLLEEEGSAEPVQPPPHPVVQQLHGKNLLFSDGYILKEDIGMGSFSVCKRCIHKATNTEYAVKMIDKTSTDPSEEIEILLRYGQHPNIITLKDVYDIGKQVYMVTELMRGGELLDRILKQKFFSEREASAVLHTITKTVEYLHSQGVVHRDLKPSNILYVDESGNPESIRICDFGFAKQLRANNGLLMTPCYTANFVAPEVLKRQGYDEGCDIWSLGVLLYTMLAGFTPFANGPEDTPNEILNRIGNGHFSLTGGNWDTVSESAKNLVSKMLHVDPHQRLTAKQVLKHPWIVQRDKLPNSQLPHQDPKLVKGAMAATYSALKNSQPTPELKPIESSFLAQRRVKKLPSTSL from the exons AATGACTCTCATATCACCTGGATAGAGAAGGACTTTGCCAAAGTTAGACTCAAG GAAGATGGAGACATCAAAGAGATCAATATCACCCATGTGGTCAAAGAGGGCTCAGAGAAGGCTGACGCCTCTCAGTTTGAACTGCTCAAAGTCTTGGGACAGGGATCATTTGGCAAG GTGTTCCTGGTGCGAAAGGTAACCCCTCCTGATGCCAACCAGCTCTATGCCATGAAGGTCCTCAAGAAGGCCACACTCAAAG TGAGAGACCGTGTGAGGACCAAGATGGAGAGAAACATCCTGGCTGATGTCAACCACCCATTTGTTGTCAAACTGCACTATG CATTCCAGACTGAAGGGAAATTATACTTGATCCTGGACTTTCTCAGAGGAGGAGATCTGTTCACCAGGCTTTCTAAAGAG GTGATGTTCACAGAGGAGGATGTGAAGTTTTATCTCGCAGAGCTGGCATTAGGACTGGACCACCTCCACAGCTTGGGTATCATTTACAGAGACCTCAAACCTGAAAA CATTCTCCTGGATGAGGAGGGACACATTAAACTCACAG ATTTTGGCTTGTGTAAAGAAGCCATTGATCATGAGCAGAAAGCTTATTCCTTCTGTGGTACTGTGGAGTACATGGCCCCGGAGGTTGTGAACAGACAGGGACACACCCACAGTGCCGACTGGTGGTCATTTGGAGTACTGATG TTTGAGATGTTGACAGGAGCGCTGCCATTTCAAGGGAAGGACCGCAAAGAAACGATGAACTTGATTTTGAA GGCGCGTCTGGGAATGCCTCAGTTCCTGAGTACGGAGGCCCAGTCTCTGCTCAGGGCTTTGTTCAAGAGGAACCCTTCTAACAGACTGG GATCTGGTGCTGACGGTGCTGAAGAGATCAAACGGCATGGTTTCTTCTCCACCATAGACTGGAAT AAACTCTTCCGGAGAGAAGTAAAGCCTCCGTTCAGACCGGCGGTGGCGCGTCCGGACGACACGTTTTATTTTGACTCTGAGTTCACCTCCCGCACCCctaaag ACTCCCCTGGTGTGCCCCCGAGTGCCGGAGCTCACCAGCTCTTCAGAGGCTTCAGCTTCATTGCGTCAACTCTGTTGGAGGAGGAAGGCTCAGCAGAGCCAGTGCAGCCCCCGCCACACCCAGTGGTCCAG CAATTACACGGGAAGAACCTGCTGTTCAGTGATGGCTACATACTGAAAGAAGACATTGGCATGGGTtccttttctgtctgtaaaCGATGTATCCACAAAGCCACAAACACAGAATACGCTGTTAAG ATGATTGACAAGACCAGTACAGACCCCTCTGAGGAGATTGAGATTCTGCTTAGATATGGACAGCATCCCAACATTATAACATTGAAGGAT GTGTATGACATCGGTAAGCAGGTGTACATGGTGACAGAGCTGATGCGTGGAGGAGAGCTGTTGGATCGGATCCTCAAACAGAAGTTCTTCTCGGAGAGAGAGGCCAGCGCTGTGCTTCACACCATCACCAAGACTGTAGAATACCTGCACTCACAGGGG GTGGTGCACAGAGACCTGAAGCCCAGCAACATTCTCTACGTGGACGAGTCAGGAAACCCAGAGTCAATCAGGATCTGTGACTTTGGCTTCGCTAAGCAGCTGCGCGCCAACAACGGTCTGCTGATGACCCCTTGCTACACTGCTAACTTTGTAGCTCCTGAG GTGTTGAAGCGTCAGGGCTATGATGAAGGATGTGACATCTGGAGTCTGGGAGTCTTACTGTACACCATGCTGGCTGG TTTTACTCCATTCGCCAACGGACCCGAGGACACCCCAAATGAGATCCTGAACAGGATAGGAAACGGTCACTTCAGCCTGACTGGAGGAAACTGGGACACTGTGTCTGAATCTGCCAAG AATCTTGTTTCCAAGATGCTTCATGTCGACCCCCATCAGAGACTGACTGCTAAGCAGGTCCTCAAACACCCCTGGATTGTCCAGAGAGACAAACTACCCAACAGTCAGCTCCCACACCAGGACCCTAAATTGGTCAAG GGTGCAATGGCAGCCACCTACTCCGCCCTGAAGAACTCCCAACCCACTCCAGAGCTCAAGCCCATTGAGAGCTCCTTCTTAGCTCAGAGGCGTGTCAAGAAGCTTCCCTCCACCTCCCTGTAG
- the rps6ka1 gene encoding ribosomal protein S6 kinase alpha-1 isoform X5, translated as MPLAQIAEPWPTMELVQLETENGQSTAEDGVTPAVKEDGDIKEINITHVVKEGSEKADASQFELLKVLGQGSFGKVFLVRKVTPPDANQLYAMKVLKKATLKVRDRVRTKMERNILADVNHPFVVKLHYAFQTEGKLYLILDFLRGGDLFTRLSKEVMFTEEDVKFYLAELALGLDHLHSLGIIYRDLKPENILLDEEGHIKLTDFGLCKEAIDHEQKAYSFCGTVEYMAPEVVNRQGHTHSADWWSFGVLMFEMLTGALPFQGKDRKETMNLILKARLGMPQFLSTEAQSLLRALFKRNPSNRLGSGADGAEEIKRHGFFSTIDWNKLFRREVKPPFRPAVARPDDTFYFDSEFTSRTPKDSPGVPPSAGAHQLFRGFSFIASTLLEEEGSAEPVQPPPHPVVQQLHGKNLLFSDGYILKEDIGMGSFSVCKRCIHKATNTEYAVKMIDKTSTDPSEEIEILLRYGQHPNIITLKDVYDIGKQVYMVTELMRGGELLDRILKQKFFSEREASAVLHTITKTVEYLHSQGVVHRDLKPSNILYVDESGNPESIRICDFGFAKQLRANNGLLMTPCYTANFVAPEVLKRQGYDEGCDIWSLGVLLYTMLAGFTPFANGPEDTPNEILNRIGNGHFSLTGGNWDTVSESAKNLVSKMLHVDPHQRLTAKQVLKHPWIVQRDKLPNSQLPHQDPKLVKGAMAATYSALKNSQPTPELKPIESSFLAQRRVKKLPSTSL; from the exons GAAGATGGAGACATCAAAGAGATCAATATCACCCATGTGGTCAAAGAGGGCTCAGAGAAGGCTGACGCCTCTCAGTTTGAACTGCTCAAAGTCTTGGGACAGGGATCATTTGGCAAG GTGTTCCTGGTGCGAAAGGTAACCCCTCCTGATGCCAACCAGCTCTATGCCATGAAGGTCCTCAAGAAGGCCACACTCAAAG TGAGAGACCGTGTGAGGACCAAGATGGAGAGAAACATCCTGGCTGATGTCAACCACCCATTTGTTGTCAAACTGCACTATG CATTCCAGACTGAAGGGAAATTATACTTGATCCTGGACTTTCTCAGAGGAGGAGATCTGTTCACCAGGCTTTCTAAAGAG GTGATGTTCACAGAGGAGGATGTGAAGTTTTATCTCGCAGAGCTGGCATTAGGACTGGACCACCTCCACAGCTTGGGTATCATTTACAGAGACCTCAAACCTGAAAA CATTCTCCTGGATGAGGAGGGACACATTAAACTCACAG ATTTTGGCTTGTGTAAAGAAGCCATTGATCATGAGCAGAAAGCTTATTCCTTCTGTGGTACTGTGGAGTACATGGCCCCGGAGGTTGTGAACAGACAGGGACACACCCACAGTGCCGACTGGTGGTCATTTGGAGTACTGATG TTTGAGATGTTGACAGGAGCGCTGCCATTTCAAGGGAAGGACCGCAAAGAAACGATGAACTTGATTTTGAA GGCGCGTCTGGGAATGCCTCAGTTCCTGAGTACGGAGGCCCAGTCTCTGCTCAGGGCTTTGTTCAAGAGGAACCCTTCTAACAGACTGG GATCTGGTGCTGACGGTGCTGAAGAGATCAAACGGCATGGTTTCTTCTCCACCATAGACTGGAAT AAACTCTTCCGGAGAGAAGTAAAGCCTCCGTTCAGACCGGCGGTGGCGCGTCCGGACGACACGTTTTATTTTGACTCTGAGTTCACCTCCCGCACCCctaaag ACTCCCCTGGTGTGCCCCCGAGTGCCGGAGCTCACCAGCTCTTCAGAGGCTTCAGCTTCATTGCGTCAACTCTGTTGGAGGAGGAAGGCTCAGCAGAGCCAGTGCAGCCCCCGCCACACCCAGTGGTCCAG CAATTACACGGGAAGAACCTGCTGTTCAGTGATGGCTACATACTGAAAGAAGACATTGGCATGGGTtccttttctgtctgtaaaCGATGTATCCACAAAGCCACAAACACAGAATACGCTGTTAAG ATGATTGACAAGACCAGTACAGACCCCTCTGAGGAGATTGAGATTCTGCTTAGATATGGACAGCATCCCAACATTATAACATTGAAGGAT GTGTATGACATCGGTAAGCAGGTGTACATGGTGACAGAGCTGATGCGTGGAGGAGAGCTGTTGGATCGGATCCTCAAACAGAAGTTCTTCTCGGAGAGAGAGGCCAGCGCTGTGCTTCACACCATCACCAAGACTGTAGAATACCTGCACTCACAGGGG GTGGTGCACAGAGACCTGAAGCCCAGCAACATTCTCTACGTGGACGAGTCAGGAAACCCAGAGTCAATCAGGATCTGTGACTTTGGCTTCGCTAAGCAGCTGCGCGCCAACAACGGTCTGCTGATGACCCCTTGCTACACTGCTAACTTTGTAGCTCCTGAG GTGTTGAAGCGTCAGGGCTATGATGAAGGATGTGACATCTGGAGTCTGGGAGTCTTACTGTACACCATGCTGGCTGG TTTTACTCCATTCGCCAACGGACCCGAGGACACCCCAAATGAGATCCTGAACAGGATAGGAAACGGTCACTTCAGCCTGACTGGAGGAAACTGGGACACTGTGTCTGAATCTGCCAAG AATCTTGTTTCCAAGATGCTTCATGTCGACCCCCATCAGAGACTGACTGCTAAGCAGGTCCTCAAACACCCCTGGATTGTCCAGAGAGACAAACTACCCAACAGTCAGCTCCCACACCAGGACCCTAAATTGGTCAAG GGTGCAATGGCAGCCACCTACTCCGCCCTGAAGAACTCCCAACCCACTCCAGAGCTCAAGCCCATTGAGAGCTCCTTCTTAGCTCAGAGGCGTGTCAAGAAGCTTCCCTCCACCTCCCTGTAG
- the rps6ka1 gene encoding ribosomal protein S6 kinase alpha-1 isoform X4, with product MPLAQIAEPWPTMELVQLETENGQSTAEDGVTPAVKNDSHITWIEKDFAKVRLKEDGDIKEINITHVVKEGSEKADASQFELLKVLGQGSFGKVFLVRKVTPPDANQLYAMKVLKKATLKVRDRVRTKMERNILADVNHPFVVKLHYAFQTEGKLYLILDFLRGGDLFTRLSKEVMFTEEDVKFYLAELALGLDHLHSLGIIYRDLKPENILLDEEGHIKLTDFGLCKEAIDHEQKAYSFCGTVEYMAPEVVNRQGHTHSADWWSFGVLMFEMLTGALPFQGKDRKETMNLILKARLGMPQFLSTEAQSLLRALFKRNPSNRLGSGADGAEEIKRHGFFSTIDWNKLFRREVKPPFRPAVARPDDTFYFDSEFTSRTPKDSPGVPPSAGAHQLFRGFSFIASTLLEEEGSAEPVQPPPHPVVQQLHGKNLLFSDGYILKEDIGMGSFSVCKRCIHKATNTEYAVKMIDKTSTDPSEEIEILLRYGQHPNIITLKDVYDIGKQVYMVTELMRGGELLDRILKQKFFSEREASAVLHTITKTVEYLHSQGVVHRDLKPSNILYVDESGNPESIRICDFGFAKQLRANNGLLMTPCYTANFVAPEVLKRQGYDEGCDIWSLGVLLYTMLAGFTPFANGPEDTPNEILNRIGNGHFSLTGGNWDTVSESAKNLVSKMLHVDPHQRLTAKQVLKHPWIVQRDKLPNSQLPHQDPKLVKGAMAATYSALKNSQPTPELKPIESSFLAQRRVKKLPSTSL from the exons AATGACTCTCATATCACCTGGATAGAGAAGGACTTTGCCAAAGTTAGACTCAAG GAAGATGGAGACATCAAAGAGATCAATATCACCCATGTGGTCAAAGAGGGCTCAGAGAAGGCTGACGCCTCTCAGTTTGAACTGCTCAAAGTCTTGGGACAGGGATCATTTGGCAAG GTGTTCCTGGTGCGAAAGGTAACCCCTCCTGATGCCAACCAGCTCTATGCCATGAAGGTCCTCAAGAAGGCCACACTCAAAG TGAGAGACCGTGTGAGGACCAAGATGGAGAGAAACATCCTGGCTGATGTCAACCACCCATTTGTTGTCAAACTGCACTATG CATTCCAGACTGAAGGGAAATTATACTTGATCCTGGACTTTCTCAGAGGAGGAGATCTGTTCACCAGGCTTTCTAAAGAG GTGATGTTCACAGAGGAGGATGTGAAGTTTTATCTCGCAGAGCTGGCATTAGGACTGGACCACCTCCACAGCTTGGGTATCATTTACAGAGACCTCAAACCTGAAAA CATTCTCCTGGATGAGGAGGGACACATTAAACTCACAG ATTTTGGCTTGTGTAAAGAAGCCATTGATCATGAGCAGAAAGCTTATTCCTTCTGTGGTACTGTGGAGTACATGGCCCCGGAGGTTGTGAACAGACAGGGACACACCCACAGTGCCGACTGGTGGTCATTTGGAGTACTGATG TTTGAGATGTTGACAGGAGCGCTGCCATTTCAAGGGAAGGACCGCAAAGAAACGATGAACTTGATTTTGAA GGCGCGTCTGGGAATGCCTCAGTTCCTGAGTACGGAGGCCCAGTCTCTGCTCAGGGCTTTGTTCAAGAGGAACCCTTCTAACAGACTGG GATCTGGTGCTGACGGTGCTGAAGAGATCAAACGGCATGGTTTCTTCTCCACCATAGACTGGAAT AAACTCTTCCGGAGAGAAGTAAAGCCTCCGTTCAGACCGGCGGTGGCGCGTCCGGACGACACGTTTTATTTTGACTCTGAGTTCACCTCCCGCACCCctaaag ACTCCCCTGGTGTGCCCCCGAGTGCCGGAGCTCACCAGCTCTTCAGAGGCTTCAGCTTCATTGCGTCAACTCTGTTGGAGGAGGAAGGCTCAGCAGAGCCAGTGCAGCCCCCGCCACACCCAGTGGTCCAG CAATTACACGGGAAGAACCTGCTGTTCAGTGATGGCTACATACTGAAAGAAGACATTGGCATGGGTtccttttctgtctgtaaaCGATGTATCCACAAAGCCACAAACACAGAATACGCTGTTAAG ATGATTGACAAGACCAGTACAGACCCCTCTGAGGAGATTGAGATTCTGCTTAGATATGGACAGCATCCCAACATTATAACATTGAAGGAT GTGTATGACATCGGTAAGCAGGTGTACATGGTGACAGAGCTGATGCGTGGAGGAGAGCTGTTGGATCGGATCCTCAAACAGAAGTTCTTCTCGGAGAGAGAGGCCAGCGCTGTGCTTCACACCATCACCAAGACTGTAGAATACCTGCACTCACAGGGG GTGGTGCACAGAGACCTGAAGCCCAGCAACATTCTCTACGTGGACGAGTCAGGAAACCCAGAGTCAATCAGGATCTGTGACTTTGGCTTCGCTAAGCAGCTGCGCGCCAACAACGGTCTGCTGATGACCCCTTGCTACACTGCTAACTTTGTAGCTCCTGAG GTGTTGAAGCGTCAGGGCTATGATGAAGGATGTGACATCTGGAGTCTGGGAGTCTTACTGTACACCATGCTGGCTGG TTTTACTCCATTCGCCAACGGACCCGAGGACACCCCAAATGAGATCCTGAACAGGATAGGAAACGGTCACTTCAGCCTGACTGGAGGAAACTGGGACACTGTGTCTGAATCTGCCAAG AATCTTGTTTCCAAGATGCTTCATGTCGACCCCCATCAGAGACTGACTGCTAAGCAGGTCCTCAAACACCCCTGGATTGTCCAGAGAGACAAACTACCCAACAGTCAGCTCCCACACCAGGACCCTAAATTGGTCAAG GGTGCAATGGCAGCCACCTACTCCGCCCTGAAGAACTCCCAACCCACTCCAGAGCTCAAGCCCATTGAGAGCTCCTTCTTAGCTCAGAGGCGTGTCAAGAAGCTTCCCTCCACCTCCCTGTAG
- the rps6ka1 gene encoding ribosomal protein S6 kinase alpha-1 isoform X6: protein MWRLLFRVKHRTRENDSHITWIEKDFAKVRLKEDGDIKEINITHVVKEGSEKADASQFELLKVLGQGSFGKVFLVRKVTPPDANQLYAMKVLKKATLKVRDRVRTKMERNILADVNHPFVVKLHYAFQTEGKLYLILDFLRGGDLFTRLSKEVMFTEEDVKFYLAELALGLDHLHSLGIIYRDLKPENILLDEEGHIKLTDFGLCKEAIDHEQKAYSFCGTVEYMAPEVVNRQGHTHSADWWSFGVLMFEMLTGALPFQGKDRKETMNLILKARLGMPQFLSTEAQSLLRALFKRNPSNRLGSGADGAEEIKRHGFFSTIDWNKLFRREVKPPFRPAVARPDDTFYFDSEFTSRTPKDSPGVPPSAGAHQLFRGFSFIASTLLEEEGSAEPVQPPPHPVVQQLHGKNLLFSDGYILKEDIGMGSFSVCKRCIHKATNTEYAVKMIDKTSTDPSEEIEILLRYGQHPNIITLKDVYDIGKQVYMVTELMRGGELLDRILKQKFFSEREASAVLHTITKTVEYLHSQGVVHRDLKPSNILYVDESGNPESIRICDFGFAKQLRANNGLLMTPCYTANFVAPEVLKRQGYDEGCDIWSLGVLLYTMLAGFTPFANGPEDTPNEILNRIGNGHFSLTGGNWDTVSESAKNLVSKMLHVDPHQRLTAKQVLKHPWIVQRDKLPNSQLPHQDPKLVKGAMAATYSALKNSQPTPELKPIESSFLAQRRVKKLPSTSL from the exons ATGTGGAGATTACTATTCCGCGTCAAACACCGTACACGAGAG AATGACTCTCATATCACCTGGATAGAGAAGGACTTTGCCAAAGTTAGACTCAAG GAAGATGGAGACATCAAAGAGATCAATATCACCCATGTGGTCAAAGAGGGCTCAGAGAAGGCTGACGCCTCTCAGTTTGAACTGCTCAAAGTCTTGGGACAGGGATCATTTGGCAAG GTGTTCCTGGTGCGAAAGGTAACCCCTCCTGATGCCAACCAGCTCTATGCCATGAAGGTCCTCAAGAAGGCCACACTCAAAG TGAGAGACCGTGTGAGGACCAAGATGGAGAGAAACATCCTGGCTGATGTCAACCACCCATTTGTTGTCAAACTGCACTATG CATTCCAGACTGAAGGGAAATTATACTTGATCCTGGACTTTCTCAGAGGAGGAGATCTGTTCACCAGGCTTTCTAAAGAG GTGATGTTCACAGAGGAGGATGTGAAGTTTTATCTCGCAGAGCTGGCATTAGGACTGGACCACCTCCACAGCTTGGGTATCATTTACAGAGACCTCAAACCTGAAAA CATTCTCCTGGATGAGGAGGGACACATTAAACTCACAG ATTTTGGCTTGTGTAAAGAAGCCATTGATCATGAGCAGAAAGCTTATTCCTTCTGTGGTACTGTGGAGTACATGGCCCCGGAGGTTGTGAACAGACAGGGACACACCCACAGTGCCGACTGGTGGTCATTTGGAGTACTGATG TTTGAGATGTTGACAGGAGCGCTGCCATTTCAAGGGAAGGACCGCAAAGAAACGATGAACTTGATTTTGAA GGCGCGTCTGGGAATGCCTCAGTTCCTGAGTACGGAGGCCCAGTCTCTGCTCAGGGCTTTGTTCAAGAGGAACCCTTCTAACAGACTGG GATCTGGTGCTGACGGTGCTGAAGAGATCAAACGGCATGGTTTCTTCTCCACCATAGACTGGAAT AAACTCTTCCGGAGAGAAGTAAAGCCTCCGTTCAGACCGGCGGTGGCGCGTCCGGACGACACGTTTTATTTTGACTCTGAGTTCACCTCCCGCACCCctaaag ACTCCCCTGGTGTGCCCCCGAGTGCCGGAGCTCACCAGCTCTTCAGAGGCTTCAGCTTCATTGCGTCAACTCTGTTGGAGGAGGAAGGCTCAGCAGAGCCAGTGCAGCCCCCGCCACACCCAGTGGTCCAG CAATTACACGGGAAGAACCTGCTGTTCAGTGATGGCTACATACTGAAAGAAGACATTGGCATGGGTtccttttctgtctgtaaaCGATGTATCCACAAAGCCACAAACACAGAATACGCTGTTAAG ATGATTGACAAGACCAGTACAGACCCCTCTGAGGAGATTGAGATTCTGCTTAGATATGGACAGCATCCCAACATTATAACATTGAAGGAT GTGTATGACATCGGTAAGCAGGTGTACATGGTGACAGAGCTGATGCGTGGAGGAGAGCTGTTGGATCGGATCCTCAAACAGAAGTTCTTCTCGGAGAGAGAGGCCAGCGCTGTGCTTCACACCATCACCAAGACTGTAGAATACCTGCACTCACAGGGG GTGGTGCACAGAGACCTGAAGCCCAGCAACATTCTCTACGTGGACGAGTCAGGAAACCCAGAGTCAATCAGGATCTGTGACTTTGGCTTCGCTAAGCAGCTGCGCGCCAACAACGGTCTGCTGATGACCCCTTGCTACACTGCTAACTTTGTAGCTCCTGAG GTGTTGAAGCGTCAGGGCTATGATGAAGGATGTGACATCTGGAGTCTGGGAGTCTTACTGTACACCATGCTGGCTGG TTTTACTCCATTCGCCAACGGACCCGAGGACACCCCAAATGAGATCCTGAACAGGATAGGAAACGGTCACTTCAGCCTGACTGGAGGAAACTGGGACACTGTGTCTGAATCTGCCAAG AATCTTGTTTCCAAGATGCTTCATGTCGACCCCCATCAGAGACTGACTGCTAAGCAGGTCCTCAAACACCCCTGGATTGTCCAGAGAGACAAACTACCCAACAGTCAGCTCCCACACCAGGACCCTAAATTGGTCAAG GGTGCAATGGCAGCCACCTACTCCGCCCTGAAGAACTCCCAACCCACTCCAGAGCTCAAGCCCATTGAGAGCTCCTTCTTAGCTCAGAGGCGTGTCAAGAAGCTTCCCTCCACCTCCCTGTAG